The following are encoded in a window of Nitrospirota bacterium genomic DNA:
- a CDS encoding aspartate kinase — MLIVQKYGGTSVGSVERIRNVAHKVARTRNEGHDVVVVVSAMSGETDRLVSLAHQITGTPSDREMDVLLSSGERVTIALLAIALNSIGYPAKAFTGRQVGIVTDSVHTKARIERVSGERVHEALKHGVIPVIAGFQGISEASDVTTLGRGGSDLTAVAIAAAIKADLCDIYTDVDGVYTADPNIVSDARKLDKISYEEMLELASLGAKVLQSRSVEYAAKHGVKLRVVSTFVDGSGTLLTEEDEDMEKVVVSGVTYDRNQAKVTIVGVPDKPGIAAKIFGPVADASINVDMIIQNVSQESLTDISFTVPRSDINKTNVIMKTITEEIGAKEYELKEDIAKVSIVGVGMKSHSGVAARMFSVLAGEGINIMMISTSEIKVSCVIDAKYTELAVRTLHRAFGLEGRS, encoded by the coding sequence ATGTTGATTGTACAGAAATATGGCGGGACGTCGGTTGGGAGTGTTGAGCGGATAAGGAATGTTGCTCATAAGGTTGCGAGGACACGCAATGAAGGGCATGATGTTGTGGTGGTTGTCTCTGCGATGAGCGGTGAGACCGACAGGCTGGTATCCCTTGCCCACCAGATAACAGGTACGCCGTCTGATAGAGAGATGGATGTACTCCTTTCATCAGGAGAGCGCGTAACGATAGCACTTCTTGCGATTGCCTTAAACAGTATAGGGTATCCTGCCAAGGCATTTACAGGCCGCCAGGTGGGTATTGTTACAGACAGTGTTCATACAAAGGCAAGGATAGAGCGTGTCAGCGGCGAACGTGTACACGAGGCGCTTAAGCATGGTGTAATCCCTGTAATAGCAGGTTTTCAGGGGATAAGCGAGGCATCAGATGTTACAACTTTGGGAAGAGGCGGCTCAGACCTTACTGCTGTTGCGATTGCAGCGGCTATTAAGGCTGACCTGTGTGATATATATACGGATGTGGATGGGGTTTATACCGCAGACCCTAATATAGTTTCAGATGCAAGGAAATTGGACAAGATATCTTATGAAGAGATGCTTGAACTGGCAAGCCTCGGTGCAAAGGTTTTGCAGAGCAGGTCAGTGGAATATGCGGCAAAACATGGAGTAAAGCTCCGCGTAGTATCCACGTTTGTTGATGGAAGCGGTACATTGCTTACAGAGGAGGATGAAGATATGGAGAAGGTCGTTGTCTCCGGTGTTACTTATGACAGGAATCAGGCAAAGGTAACAATTGTCGGTGTGCCTGATAAGCCGGGTATTGCTGCAAAGATATTCGGTCCTGTGGCAGATGCCAGCATCAATGTAGATATGATTATACAGAACGTCAGTCAGGAGTCTCTGACAGATATATCCTTTACAGTCCCCCGCTCTGATATTAACAAGACTAATGTGATTATGAAAACTATCACAGAAGAGATAGGGGCAAAGGAGTATGAGTTAAAAGAGGATATTGCAAAGGTTTCTATTGTCGGTGTTGGAATGAAATCCCACTCCGGCGTCGCTGCAAGAATGTTTTCAGTCCTTGCAGGCGAGGGCATTAACATAATGATGATAAGCACCTCCGAGATAAAAGTCTCCTGCGTGATAGATGCGAAGTATACTGAGTTGGCGGTGAGGACTTTGCATAGAGCGTTCGGGCTGGAAGGAAGAAGTTAG
- a CDS encoding endonuclease domain-containing protein, which produces MNNIAKTLRKRLTDTENVLWKYLRAKQLEGYKFRRQEPIGKYVVDFVCYEKQIIIEVDGGQHSIEIDKDKERDEWFSSQGFKVLRFWNNEVLVNIEGVLEVIRENCLNHPPLTPPIKGGESSYSQKNLKNHSL; this is translated from the coding sequence ATAAATAATATAGCTAAAACTCTTAGAAAGAGATTAACTGATACAGAAAATGTATTATGGAAATATTTAAGAGCAAAGCAGTTAGAAGGATATAAATTCAGAAGGCAGGAGCCTATTGGTAAGTATGTTGTAGATTTTGTTTGTTATGAAAAACAAATAATAATAGAAGTTGACGGGGGACAGCATTCAATAGAAATAGACAAAGATAAGGAAAGAGACGAATGGTTTAGCTCACAGGGGTTTAAGGTTTTAAGATTTTGGAATAATGAAGTGTTAGTAAACATAGAGGGAGTATTAGAAGTTATTAGGGAGAATTGTTTGAATCACCCTCCCCTAACCCCTCCCATCAAGGGAGGGGAAAGTAGTTACTCGCAGAAAAATCTTAAGAACCATAGTTTATAA
- a CDS encoding cofactor-independent phosphoglycerate mutase: MKYIILVGDGMGDNPVEQLGGKTPLQAARIPNMDSLSRKGVLGLVKLTPDGFYPGSDVTQMSLLGYDPAECYTGRSPLEASSMGVTLGKDDVAFRCNTVSLTRNGKYINDRLSDDVIMADFSAGHITTDESRELLLFLDENLGNDTFKFYPGVSYRHLFVWKNGKAGMMCTPPHDITDKAVQGYLPTGDGVDVLMEIMNKALGILQYHPVNIRRKERGDKIANGIWFWGQGKAPRLETFHVKYGLNGSMISAVDLTNGIGKYAGFDIIHVPGATGYIDTNYKGKGEYALKELFDKNKDMIFIHVEAPDEAGHNGDINGKVKAIEEIDDKVVGTILEGMKGKGDFKILILCDHKTPVALKTHSPEPIPFILYDSSETEKSDRPYDEFNAADSGVFVENGTRLIERFLDRQQ, encoded by the coding sequence ATGAAATATATTATCTTAGTCGGTGACGGGATGGGGGATAATCCTGTAGAGCAGTTGGGTGGGAAGACGCCTTTACAGGCGGCAAGGATACCTAACATGGATTCTCTTTCAAGAAAGGGAGTCCTTGGGCTTGTGAAGCTTACCCCTGATGGGTTTTATCCAGGCAGTGATGTTACACAGATGAGTCTTCTTGGTTATGACCCTGCTGAGTGTTACACCGGAAGGTCTCCTCTTGAGGCATCAAGTATGGGCGTAACTCTGGGGAAGGATGATGTTGCATTCAGGTGCAATACGGTCAGCCTTACAAGGAACGGGAAGTATATTAATGACAGGCTGTCGGATGATGTGATTATGGCGGATTTCAGTGCCGGACACATTACTACTGATGAGTCAAGAGAATTGTTATTGTTCCTCGATGAAAATCTTGGGAATGACACTTTCAAATTTTACCCCGGTGTTAGTTACCGTCATCTGTTCGTGTGGAAGAACGGTAAGGCTGGGATGATGTGTACACCGCCGCATGATATTACTGATAAGGCTGTTCAGGGTTATCTTCCAACAGGTGACGGGGTTGATGTCCTGATGGAGATTATGAATAAGGCACTTGGTATTTTGCAGTACCACCCAGTTAATATCCGGCGTAAGGAGAGAGGGGATAAGATTGCAAACGGGATATGGTTCTGGGGGCAGGGCAAGGCACCTCGGTTAGAGACATTTCATGTAAAGTATGGACTGAACGGCTCAATGATTTCAGCAGTGGACCTGACAAACGGTATAGGTAAATATGCTGGGTTTGACATTATACATGTCCCCGGGGCAACAGGTTACATTGATACAAACTATAAGGGAAAAGGTGAGTATGCACTGAAAGAGCTGTTTGATAAAAATAAGGACATGATATTCATACACGTTGAGGCCCCGGATGAGGCCGGACATAATGGAGACATCAACGGCAAGGTAAAGGCAATCGAAGAGATTGATGACAAGGTTGTCGGGACGATTTTAGAAGGTATGAAGGGCAAGGGTGATTTCAAGATACTGATACTGTGTGACCATAAGACCCCTGTTGCCTTAAAGACCCACTCACCGGAGCCTATACCATTTATCCTTTATGACAGCAGTGAGACAGAGAAGTCTGACAGACCTTATGATGAGTTTAATGCGGCTGACAGCGGGGTCTTTGTAGAGAATGGGACGAGGCTGATTGAGAGGTTTTTAGACAGGCAGCAGTGA
- a CDS encoding threonine synthase, with amino-acid sequence MRWRGVIEQYREYLSVTDKTPVITLNEGNTPFIACNNLVRAINPDIELFLKFEGANPTGSFKDRGMTMAISKAVEAGANAVICASTGNTSASAAAYGARAGLKVFVLIPEGKIAMGKLAQAMIHHAVVIQVDGNFDEALTIVKSISSEYPVTMVNSINPYRLEGQMSAAFEVCDQINGYPDYHFLPVGNAGNISAYWMGYKEFYKRGKISGLPKMMGFQAAGAAPIVLGHVVENPSTIATAIRIGNPASWKTAVTAASESKGEINMVTDEEILEAYKMLASHEGVFCEAASAASIAGVIKKNKEGIFSKGDRVVCTLTGHGLKDTEMAINLSKKPVTVKAEKGEVLRVLGY; translated from the coding sequence ATGCGCTGGCGTGGAGTGATTGAGCAGTACAGGGAGTATCTTTCAGTAACAGATAAAACACCTGTTATAACCTTGAATGAAGGTAATACACCATTTATTGCGTGCAATAATCTTGTAAGGGCGATTAATCCTGATATAGAGCTTTTTCTGAAATTTGAAGGGGCAAATCCAACCGGTTCTTTTAAAGACCGGGGTATGACGATGGCAATATCAAAGGCCGTGGAGGCAGGGGCGAATGCTGTTATCTGTGCATCAACAGGGAATACCTCGGCATCTGCCGCTGCGTATGGTGCACGTGCAGGACTTAAGGTATTTGTCCTTATCCCTGAAGGCAAGATAGCTATGGGAAAGCTGGCACAGGCCATGATTCATCATGCAGTGGTTATTCAGGTAGACGGCAATTTTGATGAGGCTTTAACCATTGTAAAGAGTATCTCATCTGAATATCCTGTTACAATGGTAAACTCCATAAATCCTTACAGACTTGAAGGGCAGATGTCGGCTGCGTTTGAGGTGTGTGACCAGATTAACGGGTATCCTGATTATCACTTTCTGCCGGTGGGGAATGCAGGAAATATAAGCGCTTACTGGATGGGTTATAAAGAGTTTTATAAAAGGGGGAAGATTTCAGGTCTCCCAAAGATGATGGGTTTTCAGGCCGCAGGAGCCGCACCAATAGTGCTTGGCCATGTTGTGGAAAATCCTTCAACAATTGCAACTGCCATCAGGATAGGTAATCCTGCCAGTTGGAAGACAGCAGTAACCGCTGCATCTGAATCAAAGGGTGAGATTAATATGGTTACGGACGAGGAGATCCTTGAGGCATACAAGATGCTTGCCTCACACGAGGGAGTATTCTGCGAGGCCGCCTCCGCCGCATCCATTGCCGGTGTTATAAAGAAAAATAAAGAGGGCATATTTTCCAAAGGCGACAGGGTTGTCTGCACACTGACCGGTCATGGCCTTAAAGATACAGAGATGGCGATTAACCTTTCCAAAAAGCCTGTAACAGTGAAGGCTGAAAAGGGGGAGGTGTTGAGGGTGCTGGGGTATTAA
- a CDS encoding homoserine dehydrogenase: MKSKIGIGIIGIGTVGSGVIEILLRNADIIKRRIGVPLEIVRAVTKDTSRPLPEGLNPAVVGSDATEVIDNPDVDIVVELMGGVEPAKSFTLRAIENGKHIVTANKALLSLSGDDLYRAASQKGVDLYYEASVCGGIPIIKALREGLSANRIESMYGIVNGTSNFIMTKMTQEGKEFKDALKDAQGLGYAEADPTYDVEGIDAAHKLSILVNIAFGTPVNLKDVYTEGISGIQPLDIEYAEELKYRVKLLAISKMKDGRIEARVHPTFVPCSHLISTVDGAFNAVYVTGDAVGHILFYGRGAGSLPTGSAVAGDIIDVARNILNNCCGRIPPASFKEEYRMPLNIMSIDDIVSMYYFRFTVIDMPGVLSKIAGILGDHKISIASVIQKGRKEGGEVPLVMLTHEAVERNVKDALKEISGLHFIANKTVMIRVEEGQ, translated from the coding sequence ATGAAATCTAAAATCGGCATCGGCATTATCGGCATCGGCACCGTTGGTTCCGGCGTTATTGAGATACTGCTTAGGAATGCGGATATTATTAAGAGACGGATAGGTGTTCCTTTGGAGATTGTTAGGGCAGTCACAAAGGATACTTCCAGACCTCTGCCTGAGGGGCTTAATCCTGCTGTTGTAGGCTCAGATGCAACAGAGGTTATTGATAATCCTGATGTAGACATAGTGGTTGAGTTGATGGGCGGGGTCGAGCCTGCAAAGAGTTTTACCCTGCGGGCTATTGAGAATGGGAAGCATATTGTAACTGCAAACAAGGCGCTCCTGTCATTAAGCGGTGATGACCTGTACCGTGCTGCCTCACAAAAGGGTGTGGATTTATATTATGAGGCTAGTGTATGCGGCGGTATACCGATTATCAAGGCACTTAGAGAAGGGCTGTCTGCGAACAGGATTGAGAGTATGTACGGTATTGTTAATGGTACGTCAAATTTTATAATGACTAAGATGACTCAGGAGGGGAAGGAGTTTAAGGATGCCCTTAAAGATGCACAGGGGCTTGGATATGCAGAGGCTGACCCTACTTATGATGTAGAGGGTATTGATGCGGCACATAAACTCTCTATCCTTGTAAATATCGCCTTCGGTACGCCGGTGAATCTTAAAGATGTTTATACAGAGGGTATATCCGGTATTCAGCCGCTTGATATTGAATATGCTGAAGAATTAAAATACAGGGTAAAGCTGCTTGCAATATCAAAAATGAAAGACGGCAGGATAGAGGCACGGGTACATCCGACTTTTGTCCCATGCAGTCATCTGATCTCAACAGTAGACGGGGCATTTAATGCAGTCTATGTAACCGGAGATGCAGTAGGACATATCTTGTTTTATGGAAGGGGGGCGGGAAGTCTACCAACCGGCAGTGCTGTTGCTGGTGACATAATTGATGTGGCGAGGAATATCCTGAACAACTGCTGCGGAAGGATTCCCCCGGCCTCTTTTAAAGAAGAATACAGGATGCCGCTGAATATAATGAGTATTGATGATATTGTGTCAATGTACTATTTCCGGTTTACAGTTATTGACATGCCCGGTGTGCTCTCAAAGATAGCCGGTATACTTGGTGACCATAAGATAAGCATAGCCTCGGTAATACAGAAGGGTAGAAAAGAGGGCGGTGAAGTCCCGCTGGTTATGCTGACACATGAGGCTGTGGAGAGGAATGTAAAGGACGCACTAAAAGAGATAAGCGGGCTTCATTTTATTGCAAATAAAACAGTGATGATAAGGGTGGAAGAAGGACAATAG
- a CDS encoding aminotransferase class I/II-fold pyridoxal phosphate-dependent enzyme, giving the protein MRDFSRIQRLPPYVFSIVTSMKIEARKRGEDIIDMGMGNPDMGSPPHVVDKLIEAARNPKNHRYSASKGITKLRTAIVDRYKKRYNVDLDPETEAVVTIGAKEGLSHLALATINPGDVVLAPNPTYPIHPYSVIIVGGEIKSIPLRDDSDFFEDMCNAYKQIWPRPKMLIISFPHNPTTAVVDISFFKQVVDFAQDNDLMVIHDLSYADLVFDGYEAPSFLQVPGAKDVGVEFYSVSKSYNMPGWRVGFCVGNKDMVGALIKIKSYLDYGVFQPIQIAAILALNGPQECVQETVEIYRKRRDALINGLARIGWEIKKPLGTMFVWAKIPEQFRALGSLEFSKLLLTEAKVAVSPGVGFGEYGDDHVRFALVENERRIRQAVKGIKKVLQR; this is encoded by the coding sequence ATGAGAGATTTCAGCAGGATTCAGAGGCTGCCGCCTTATGTGTTCAGTATTGTTACCTCTATGAAGATAGAGGCGAGGAAGAGGGGGGAGGACATAATTGATATGGGGATGGGGAATCCTGATATGGGTAGTCCTCCTCATGTTGTTGATAAGCTTATTGAGGCCGCAAGGAATCCTAAGAATCACCGTTACTCGGCATCTAAAGGTATTACAAAGCTCAGGACTGCCATAGTTGACAGGTATAAGAAAAGATACAATGTTGATCTCGACCCTGAGACAGAGGCGGTTGTTACTATCGGGGCTAAAGAGGGTTTATCACATCTTGCCCTTGCTACGATAAATCCGGGGGATGTTGTTCTTGCCCCGAATCCGACTTATCCGATACACCCATACAGCGTGATAATAGTTGGTGGTGAGATAAAGAGTATCCCTCTTCGTGATGATTCTGATTTTTTTGAGGACATGTGCAATGCCTATAAACAGATATGGCCTAGGCCTAAGATGCTCATCATTTCATTTCCACATAACCCCACAACAGCAGTTGTAGACATCAGTTTTTTTAAGCAGGTGGTTGACTTTGCTCAGGATAATGACCTGATGGTTATTCATGACTTGTCTTACGCAGACCTTGTATTTGATGGGTACGAGGCACCGAGTTTCCTGCAGGTTCCCGGTGCAAAGGATGTTGGTGTTGAGTTTTATTCTGTGTCCAAGAGCTATAATATGCCGGGCTGGAGGGTCGGATTTTGTGTAGGTAATAAAGATATGGTCGGGGCATTAATAAAGATAAAGAGCTATCTTGACTACGGGGTTTTCCAGCCGATACAGATTGCCGCCATCCTCGCCTTGAATGGTCCTCAGGAATGTGTTCAGGAGACAGTTGAAATATACAGAAAAAGACGAGATGCACTTATAAACGGTCTTGCGAGGATAGGGTGGGAGATCAAAAAACCCCTTGGGACAATGTTTGTCTGGGCAAAGATACCAGAGCAATTCAGGGCACTCGGCTCTCTTGAGTTTTCAAAACTCCTTCTTACAGAAGCAAAGGTCGCCGTATCTCCCGGAGTGGGATTTGGAGAGTATGGAGATGACCACGTAAGGTTTGCCCTTGTGGAGAATGAACGAAGGATAAGGCAGGCGGTTAAGGGGATTAAGAAGGTATTGCAGAGGTAA
- a CDS encoding nicotinate phosphoribosyltransferase, with protein MPKLYTADFDDIKAGRITDVYFTRTIKILKAKGIDKWVKAEFIAKNLPDTWEWGVFAGLDECLNLFEGMKVNVRSMPEGTFFRPYEPVLEIEGMYTDFGIYETAILGLLCQASGIATKAARCKKAAEGRGVISFGARRMHPAIAPMVERSAFIGGCDGVAVVMSGEMIGEDPMGTMPHALIILMGNSVDATKAFHEVVEPHVKRVALVDTFGDEKFEVLSVAEAMGDKLYGVRLDTPASRRGNFPRILQEVRWELDLRGYKHVKLYVSGGLDEYKIPELNPFVDAYGVGTSISSAKVIDFAMDIMEVEGKPLAKRGKMSGSKRVMRCDTCYKSEIVPLNPLMELKTTKFPSPLTGEGKGGGEQREFSDQTQENTILSCCNCGGRNSDILLPFVENGKITGSRPSAREIREYVLQQLLRFELT; from the coding sequence ATGCCTAAACTATACACTGCTGACTTTGATGATATTAAGGCAGGCAGGATTACGGATGTATATTTTACCAGGACAATAAAGATATTAAAGGCTAAAGGTATTGATAAATGGGTAAAGGCAGAGTTTATTGCCAAAAACCTTCCTGATACATGGGAATGGGGCGTGTTTGCAGGGCTGGATGAATGTCTTAATCTGTTCGAAGGAATGAAAGTGAATGTCCGTTCGATGCCTGAGGGAACTTTCTTCAGACCTTATGAACCGGTACTTGAGATTGAAGGTATGTATACGGATTTTGGTATTTATGAGACTGCAATACTCGGTTTATTATGTCAGGCATCAGGTATTGCAACAAAGGCGGCAAGATGCAAAAAGGCAGCAGAGGGTAGAGGTGTAATAAGTTTCGGTGCAAGGAGGATGCATCCGGCAATAGCCCCTATGGTAGAGCGGAGCGCCTTTATAGGCGGTTGTGATGGTGTTGCAGTTGTGATGAGCGGTGAGATGATCGGTGAAGACCCTATGGGGACTATGCCTCATGCACTGATTATATTAATGGGGAATTCTGTTGATGCAACTAAGGCATTCCATGAGGTCGTTGAACCGCATGTAAAAAGGGTTGCATTGGTGGATACGTTTGGAGATGAAAAGTTCGAGGTGCTTTCCGTTGCTGAGGCAATGGGTGATAAACTCTATGGTGTCAGGCTTGATACACCTGCAAGCAGGAGGGGTAATTTCCCCAGGATACTTCAGGAGGTAAGGTGGGAGCTTGATCTGAGGGGTTATAAGCATGTGAAACTTTATGTGAGCGGCGGACTGGATGAGTATAAGATACCGGAATTAAATCCCTTTGTGGATGCTTATGGTGTTGGGACTTCGATAAGCAGTGCAAAGGTGATAGATTTTGCAATGGACATAATGGAAGTGGAGGGAAAGCCTCTTGCCAAACGGGGAAAGATGTCAGGTTCTAAAAGGGTTATGAGGTGTGATACCTGTTATAAATCAGAAATTGTACCTCTTAATCCCTTAATGGAACTAAAGACAACGAAATTTCCCTCCCCATTGACGGGGGAGGGTAAGGGTGGGGGTGAGCAACGGGAGTTTTCCGATCAAACGCAAGAGAATACTATATTGTCTTGTTGTAATTGCGGCGGCAGAAACAGCGATATCCTGTTGCCTTTTGTAGAAAATGGTAAGATAACGGGCAGCAGACCCTCTGCCCGTGAAATAAGAGAGTATGTATTACAACAGCTTCTGCGTTTTGAGCTTACCTAA
- the pncA gene encoding bifunctional nicotinamidase/pyrazinamidase — translation MNILITNNTALIIVDVQNDFCPGGALPVSEGDKVVAVLNSYTKKFIERGLPVFLTRDWHPENHISFNAYGGTWPPHCIQDSNGAEFHHGLLIPTNAVIISKGTLSDKDAYSGFEDTNLSEYLKQRHIDRLFIGGLATDYCVKSTVLDAIKEGFQTVFLEDASRGVDVKAGDSDKAIKEMLSAGAIRIKLGDIGD, via the coding sequence ATGAATATCCTCATTACCAACAACACTGCATTAATTATCGTTGATGTACAGAATGACTTCTGTCCAGGCGGGGCTTTGCCTGTGTCGGAAGGGGATAAGGTCGTGGCTGTTCTTAATTCCTATACAAAAAAGTTTATTGAAAGAGGTTTACCGGTATTTCTTACAAGGGACTGGCATCCTGAGAATCATATATCATTTAATGCTTATGGCGGGACATGGCCGCCCCATTGTATCCAGGATTCTAATGGGGCGGAGTTTCATCATGGACTTCTAATTCCTACAAATGCAGTAATAATTTCAAAGGGAACGCTGTCAGATAAAGATGCTTACTCAGGTTTTGAGGATACCAACCTTTCTGAATATCTTAAACAAAGACATATAGACCGCCTGTTTATCGGCGGGCTGGCAACAGACTATTGTGTGAAAAGTACAGTACTGGATGCCATAAAAGAAGGCTTTCAGACTGTATTTCTTGAGGATGCTTCACGAGGTGTAGATGTTAAGGCCGGTGATAGTGATAAAGCAATCAAAGAAATGTTGTCAGCAGGGGCGATAAGAATAAAACTGGGCGACATTGGTGATTAG
- a CDS encoding PAS domain S-box protein — protein MDLDTELQRFYNDVMQSLSAFQRIITTVNKSSDVKSICNEVVKILSNELGLDHCSIMLLDESGNYVVNQAGVSIKDHANKGEVFVNRSFKIGEGVAGMVAKNNAAILISDVDNDNRYVKVKSSVDIGSLLCLPVCSGAAVIGVLNLSHSRRNFFSKHHEKVFSVLSSTIGHLVTFVQLQKDLERLNKDLQLTVMERTREIEESHDYLKNIFENASDLIFTIDNEGRFIFLNKKIEELGYRRDELVGKTFDSLLIGEEGIRTFIHVLKQGSKKTIEVDLKGKDGNICQTLCSFTPLKSSSEGISGLLGVAKDITERKMLERKLLQTEKLASMGTFVSGIAHELNNRLLPVLVYSELLQEASIAENELNLIRTINRSAVGAKHIVESLLRFSRQEKPHKNYVNLNTVLNSVINILHYRISSMGINLKIKLDKSLPMTYADDRQIEQVFVNIINNACDALDMYTDKNEQGNEIEIRSYYSDMDIYFDISNNGPQIPEDKLEKIFDPFYTSKDVGKGTGLGLSLCYGIVHEHNGDISVQSEQGKTVFTIRIPVITREDYSTLLRLVDDGKGEVRDSTDKKRILIVDDEEEQRDVIRHILMSRYICSGAGSGEDAIKRLEIEAFDMVICDVKMPGIDGPALYEWIRENRPNMENRILFSTGDILGPHAEKIIRKIGSNYIIKPYNVEELLKKVSNILTDR, from the coding sequence ATGGATCTGGATACTGAACTACAAAGATTTTACAATGATGTGATGCAGAGTCTTTCTGCATTTCAGCGGATTATTACTACTGTCAATAAGAGTTCCGATGTCAAATCTATCTGCAATGAAGTAGTGAAAATTCTCTCAAATGAACTTGGACTTGACCATTGTTCAATAATGTTATTGGACGAAAGCGGAAATTATGTGGTCAATCAGGCAGGTGTTTCAATTAAAGACCATGCAAATAAGGGGGAGGTATTTGTAAATCGTTCTTTCAAGATAGGTGAAGGTGTTGCAGGGATGGTTGCAAAGAATAACGCCGCTATCCTTATCTCTGATGTTGATAATGACAACAGATATGTGAAAGTTAAGTCTTCTGTTGATATTGGGTCATTGTTATGCCTTCCTGTATGTTCCGGCGCGGCTGTTATAGGTGTTTTAAACTTATCCCACAGCAGGCGTAATTTCTTCAGCAAACATCATGAAAAGGTTTTCTCAGTATTATCTTCGACAATAGGTCACCTTGTAACCTTTGTACAGCTTCAGAAGGACCTCGAAAGATTAAACAAAGACCTTCAGTTGACTGTAATGGAGCGTACGAGAGAGATTGAAGAATCCCATGATTATCTGAAGAATATATTTGAGAATGCAAGTGACCTTATTTTTACAATTGATAATGAAGGAAGGTTTATATTTTTAAATAAGAAGATAGAGGAGCTCGGCTATAGAAGGGATGAACTTGTCGGAAAAACTTTTGATAGCTTACTGATTGGTGAAGAAGGAATACGTACCTTTATTCATGTCTTAAAACAAGGTTCTAAAAAGACCATTGAAGTTGATCTGAAAGGTAAGGACGGCAATATATGTCAGACCCTATGCAGTTTTACGCCTCTCAAGAGCAGTAGTGAAGGGATAAGCGGGCTGCTTGGTGTTGCAAAGGATATTACTGAAAGGAAGATGCTGGAAAGGAAACTCCTTCAGACTGAGAAGCTTGCATCAATGGGGACTTTTGTCTCAGGGATTGCACATGAATTGAATAACCGCCTCCTGCCGGTATTAGTCTATTCTGAACTCCTGCAGGAGGCGTCAATTGCTGAGAATGAACTGAATTTGATCAGGACGATTAACCGTTCTGCTGTCGGCGCTAAACATATTGTTGAATCTTTGTTAAGATTCTCAAGGCAGGAAAAACCTCATAAGAACTATGTAAATCTTAATACAGTTTTAAATAGCGTAATCAATATTCTCCATTACAGGATATCTTCTATGGGCATAAATCTTAAGATCAAACTCGATAAATCACTTCCAATGACGTATGCTGATGACAGGCAAATTGAACAGGTATTTGTAAATATCATTAATAATGCATGTGATGCACTGGATATGTATACAGACAAAAATGAGCAGGGAAATGAGATAGAAATAAGGTCCTATTATTCGGATATGGACATTTATTTTGACATATCCAACAATGGCCCTCAGATCCCTGAAGATAAACTTGAGAAGATTTTTGACCCATTTTATACAAGTAAGGACGTGGGCAAGGGAACGGGCTTGGGATTAAGCCTCTGCTATGGTATTGTCCATGAACACAATGGAGATATAAGTGTGCAGAGTGAGCAGGGGAAGACTGTATTTACAATAAGGATACCTGTAATAACAAGAGAAGATTATTCAACTTTGCTCAGGTTAGTAGATGATGGTAAGGGAGAGGTAAGGGATAGTACAGATAAGAAGAGGATTCTGATAGTAGATGATGAAGAAGAACAGAGGGATGTGATCAGGCATATTTTAATGAGTCGTTATATCTGTTCCGGGGCTGGTTCCGGAGAAGATGCTATAAAGAGATTAGAGATTGAGGCGTTTGATATGGTTATTTGTGATGTTAAGATGCCCGGGATTGACGGCCCTGCTCTATATGAATGGATAAGAGAGAACCGCCCCAATATGGAAAACCGCATCCTGTTTTCAACCGGCGATATACTCGGGCCTCATGCAGAGAAGATTATTAGAAAAATCGGCAGTAATTATATAATAAAACCTTATAATGTAGAGGAGCTTCTGAAAAAGGTTAGTAATATCTTAACGGATAGGTAA